In Rhizobium sp. ZPR4, a genomic segment contains:
- a CDS encoding NAD(P)/FAD-dependent oxidoreductase → MTGRYDVIVLGAGAAGMMCAIRAGRRGRSVLVLDHAAAPGEKIRISGGGRCNFTNINAGPKNFLSANPHFAKSALARFTPQDFIAMVERHGIAWHEKTLGQLFCDDSAKDIIRMLTDEMRAAGAQLRLRTEISGVEPRADGYRVSTSEGAVEASSLVVATGGKSIPKMGATGFAYRIAEQFGLPLVETRPGLVPLTLDPQSLQRLAPLSGIAAPAEIRHGKTAFREALLFTHRGLSGPAILQISSYWREGEDITVVIEPDIDIFALLKKAKQVNGRQSAQTALAESLPKRLAQHIVESEGISGNMADLSDKRLQQLAAAIQSWPVKPSGSEGYRTAEVTLGGIDTSCLDSKTMQVKTVPGLFFIGECVDVTGWLGGYNFQWAWASGHVAGEAA, encoded by the coding sequence GTGACCGGCAGATATGATGTGATCGTCCTCGGTGCGGGTGCGGCAGGCATGATGTGCGCCATCCGCGCTGGCCGGCGTGGACGGTCCGTCCTTGTGCTCGATCATGCCGCTGCACCAGGCGAGAAGATCCGCATTTCCGGCGGCGGCCGCTGCAATTTCACCAACATCAACGCCGGCCCGAAGAACTTCCTTTCCGCCAATCCGCATTTCGCCAAATCGGCGCTCGCGCGCTTCACGCCCCAGGATTTTATCGCCATGGTCGAGCGCCATGGCATTGCGTGGCATGAGAAGACGCTCGGCCAGCTCTTCTGCGATGATAGCGCCAAGGATATCATCCGCATGCTGACGGACGAGATGCGCGCAGCCGGTGCGCAACTGCGACTGCGAACGGAGATCAGCGGCGTTGAGCCGAGGGCGGACGGCTATCGCGTCAGCACATCCGAAGGCGCCGTCGAAGCATCCTCGCTGGTCGTCGCTACGGGCGGCAAGTCGATCCCCAAGATGGGGGCCACCGGCTTTGCCTACCGCATCGCCGAGCAATTCGGCTTGCCCTTGGTCGAAACCCGGCCGGGTCTCGTGCCGCTGACGCTCGATCCGCAATCGCTCCAGCGGTTGGCGCCCTTGTCGGGCATTGCCGCACCTGCCGAGATCCGGCACGGCAAGACGGCTTTCCGCGAAGCCCTGCTCTTTACCCATCGCGGCCTCAGCGGCCCCGCCATTCTGCAGATTTCCTCCTATTGGCGGGAAGGGGAGGACATTACCGTCGTGATCGAGCCCGATATCGACATTTTCGCACTTCTGAAGAAAGCCAAGCAAGTGAATGGCCGGCAATCGGCGCAGACGGCGCTTGCGGAAAGCCTGCCGAAGCGGCTGGCGCAGCATATTGTCGAGAGTGAGGGCATCTCCGGCAATATGGCCGATCTATCCGACAAGCGCCTGCAGCAGCTCGCGGCAGCCATCCAGTCCTGGCCGGTCAAGCCCTCTGGCTCGGAAGGTTATCGCACCGCCGAGGTGACGCTGGGTGGCATCGACACGTCCTGTCTCGATTCGAAGACGATGCAGGTGAAAACCGTTCCCGGTCTTTTCTTTATCGGCGAATGCGTCGACGTGACTGGTTGGCTCGGCGGTTACAATTTTCAATGGGCATGGGCCTCGGGCCATGTGGCGGGCGAAGCTGCTTGA
- a CDS encoding extracellular solute-binding protein has translation MFARLAATAFAVVSLATVAQAEDKVVNIYNWSDYIDNSILADFTKETGIKVVYDTFDQNETLETKLLAGKTGYDIVVPTAYFLQRQIKAGVFQKLDKSKLPNISNMWDTVQQRIATYDPGNQYAIDYMWGTSGVGYNVDKVKQILGTDAAPDINVIFDPALAAKFKDCGIYVLDSPTDVIPAALRYLGLDPNSTKQEDFKKAEDLLTAIRPFVRKFHSSEYINALANGDICIAFGYSGDVLQARNRATEAKNGVNISYSIPTKGAQMWFDVMAIPADAPHVEEAHIFLNYIMRPEVIAKASNFTAYANGNKASQQFVSKDVLEDPAVYPTDAVREKLYTLTPWDSKTQRVATRLWTKVTTGQ, from the coding sequence ATGTTCGCACGGCTTGCAGCAACGGCTTTCGCGGTCGTTTCGCTGGCGACGGTCGCTCAGGCGGAAGACAAGGTCGTCAACATCTATAACTGGTCGGATTATATCGATAATTCGATCCTGGCGGATTTCACCAAGGAAACCGGCATCAAGGTCGTCTACGACACCTTCGACCAGAACGAAACGCTGGAAACCAAGCTGCTGGCTGGCAAGACCGGCTATGACATCGTCGTCCCGACGGCCTATTTTCTGCAACGCCAGATCAAGGCCGGCGTCTTCCAGAAGCTGGACAAGTCCAAGCTGCCGAACATCTCCAACATGTGGGATACGGTGCAGCAGCGCATCGCCACCTACGATCCCGGCAACCAGTACGCCATCGACTATATGTGGGGCACCAGCGGTGTCGGCTATAACGTCGACAAGGTGAAGCAGATCCTCGGCACCGATGCGGCACCTGATATCAACGTGATCTTCGATCCCGCGCTGGCGGCCAAATTCAAGGATTGCGGTATCTACGTGCTGGATTCGCCGACCGACGTCATTCCGGCTGCCCTGCGTTATCTGGGTCTCGACCCGAATTCGACCAAGCAGGAAGACTTCAAGAAGGCCGAGGATCTCCTGACCGCGATCCGCCCCTTCGTTCGCAAGTTCCACTCCTCGGAATATATCAATGCGCTCGCAAACGGCGATATCTGCATCGCCTTCGGCTATTCCGGCGATGTGCTGCAGGCCCGCAATCGTGCGACCGAAGCCAAGAACGGCGTCAACATCAGCTATTCGATTCCGACGAAGGGCGCGCAGATGTGGTTCGACGTCATGGCGATCCCGGCCGATGCGCCGCATGTCGAGGAGGCGCATATCTTCCTCAACTACATCATGAGGCCGGAAGTCATCGCCAAGGCGAGCAACTTCACCGCCTATGCCAATGGCAACAAGGCATCGCAGCAGTTCGTGAGCAAAGACGTGCTGGAGGATCCGGCCGTCTACCCGACCGATGCGGTCCGCGAGAAGCTGTACACGTTGACCCCATGGGACTCGAAAACGCAGCGCGTGGCAACGCGCCTGTGGACAAAGGTCACGACAGGCCAATAA
- a CDS encoding aldo/keto reductase, with translation MQYQKFGNTGLSVSRLCLGTMTFGLQIEQEDIAHAILDKAADAGVNFIDTADVYPLGGGEQLAGRTEEIVGGWLKGKRDRFIVATKAVGKVGPSPWDQGASRKHLLDAIDASLRRLGTDYVDLYQLHSDDRETPIDETLEALDVIVRSGKTRYVGVSNFLAYRLALALGRADFLRTARFVSVQPRYNLLFRQIERELLPLAEEQRIAVIPYNPIAGGLLTGKHKHDQAPTEGRFSTQLRSAGTNYLQRYWHEREFATIEKLRGIAEEAGQSLTKLAVAWVAANPVITSAIIGASRPDQLTDTLAAIDLKLDPELKAKLDEATVEYRWGDAAR, from the coding sequence ATGCAGTATCAGAAATTCGGCAATACCGGTCTCAGCGTCTCGCGCCTGTGCCTGGGCACGATGACGTTCGGCCTGCAGATCGAGCAGGAAGACATCGCCCATGCCATCCTCGACAAGGCGGCCGATGCCGGCGTCAACTTCATCGACACGGCCGACGTCTATCCGCTCGGCGGCGGCGAGCAGCTTGCCGGCCGCACCGAGGAGATCGTCGGTGGCTGGCTGAAGGGCAAGCGCGACCGCTTTATCGTCGCAACCAAGGCCGTCGGAAAAGTCGGCCCGTCTCCCTGGGATCAAGGGGCATCGCGCAAGCACCTTCTCGATGCGATCGACGCTTCACTGCGGCGTCTCGGCACGGATTATGTCGACCTTTACCAGCTGCATTCGGACGATCGCGAAACGCCGATCGACGAGACGCTGGAGGCACTCGATGTCATCGTGCGCTCAGGCAAGACCCGCTATGTCGGCGTGTCAAACTTCCTCGCCTACCGCCTGGCATTAGCGCTCGGCCGGGCCGATTTTCTGCGGACCGCCCGCTTCGTCTCGGTGCAGCCGCGCTACAATCTGCTGTTCCGCCAGATCGAGCGCGAACTGCTTCCCTTGGCCGAAGAGCAACGCATCGCCGTCATCCCCTACAACCCGATCGCCGGCGGCCTTCTCACCGGCAAGCACAAACATGACCAGGCCCCGACCGAAGGCCGCTTCAGCACGCAGCTGCGCAGCGCCGGCACCAACTATCTGCAGCGTTATTGGCACGAACGCGAATTCGCGACGATCGAAAAGCTGCGCGGCATTGCCGAAGAGGCCGGGCAGTCGCTCACCAAGCTTGCCGTCGCCTGGGTGGCCGCCAATCCGGTCATCACCTCAGCCATCATAGGCGCCAGCCGCCCCGATCAGCTGACGGATACGCTGGCCGCCATCGACCTGAAGCTCGATCCAGAGCTGAAGGCGAAGCTTGACGAAGCCACAGTCGAATATCGCTGGGGCGACGCGGCTCGGTGA
- a CDS encoding methyl-accepting chemotaxis protein encodes MFIDKILSRFNIKTKVLIFVLPFVISISAVGLTGLYASGLLQGRMEISNSVLQSLTGFKNLYGSMDDFLRITNTQQRDKLYEDIKSQQGVLNATLGQLGADADGRDNLTDAIAKTADMSNLVGRLWSLHEQELSLRKTIDDAQRVLISARFNVNFNSQQLEDRMRQDQADATSTLRSADRLLKGGDMLASVAEDFNKAATPADKVKLLKDRLTDLNKAQRSIDLALPQNQKSVVQSLVGTIKDLAAFTESTDVPTDDTITNISRLLSRFRQTSTYTQLAATQMMRQATTTFVSLDARVAQTNSVLQDTRRLEDSIYSLQLVLADFNANTNKDNLVRLRQEVSKLGGDIDTLNQSAKSMDFAGDIDTAIRPAIKSMDDAGGKLVDTINQRIGEYASARQQLDQVWSQLTAFAETQKQSAGSERNQANSISILATALGIILSVAGGIALVLTLQRPIGQITAAMRRIADGMLETSISGEQRRDEIGDMARALGIFKENAISKIRIEEQSDEERAAAEHERQRNDDEKRELDRQIDYAVSELAAGLERLAQGDISATIDTPFIGRLEQLRQDFNSSLSRLQETLSQVRSNVEMIQSNGAQMAASAEDLSKRTEQQAASLEQTAAAVDEITVTVRSSAERAKDADAIVREAKRSADDSSVVVGNAIDAMGRIEDASRQIEQIIGVIDEIAFQTNLLALNAGIEAARAGDAGKGFAVVAMEVRELAQRSAAAAKEIKGLINKSTEEVNSGSQFVQEAGSVLARISSQIVTISHHVEMIARASHDQASALQEVNSSVNHMDQMTQQNAGMVEETTAASRELSTEADALLHLILQFKIEAGYSANYMREQAA; translated from the coding sequence ATGTTCATTGACAAGATATTGTCGCGTTTCAACATCAAGACGAAGGTTCTGATATTCGTCCTGCCGTTCGTCATCAGCATTTCCGCCGTAGGTCTCACCGGGCTTTATGCGTCGGGTCTGCTTCAGGGCCGCATGGAGATTTCGAACAGCGTCCTGCAGTCCCTGACCGGGTTCAAGAACCTCTACGGTTCCATGGATGACTTCCTGCGCATCACCAACACACAGCAGCGCGACAAGCTCTATGAGGACATCAAGTCGCAGCAGGGGGTGCTGAATGCGACTCTCGGCCAGCTCGGCGCAGATGCGGACGGTCGCGACAATCTGACTGACGCGATAGCAAAGACCGCTGACATGTCCAATCTCGTCGGCAGGCTTTGGTCACTGCATGAACAGGAACTCTCGCTCCGCAAGACGATAGACGACGCGCAGCGGGTATTGATCAGTGCCCGTTTCAACGTCAATTTCAATAGCCAGCAGCTGGAAGACCGGATGCGCCAGGATCAGGCGGATGCAACCTCCACGCTCCGCTCCGCCGACCGCCTGCTGAAGGGCGGCGATATGCTGGCCTCTGTTGCCGAAGACTTCAACAAGGCCGCGACGCCGGCTGACAAGGTCAAGCTTCTGAAGGATCGTTTGACGGATCTGAACAAGGCGCAACGCTCCATCGACCTTGCCCTGCCGCAGAACCAGAAGAGCGTCGTCCAATCGCTGGTAGGCACGATCAAGGATCTTGCTGCCTTCACCGAAAGTACAGATGTCCCGACCGACGACACGATTACCAATATAAGCCGGCTGCTGTCGCGCTTCCGTCAGACCTCGACCTATACGCAGCTGGCGGCGACGCAGATGATGCGCCAGGCGACCACGACCTTCGTGTCGCTCGATGCCCGCGTCGCACAGACCAATTCGGTCCTGCAGGACACGCGCCGCCTTGAAGACTCGATCTATTCGCTGCAGCTCGTGCTGGCCGATTTCAACGCCAATACGAACAAGGACAATCTCGTCCGCCTGCGCCAGGAAGTCTCCAAGCTCGGCGGCGATATCGACACGCTGAACCAGAGCGCCAAGAGCATGGATTTTGCCGGCGACATCGACACGGCCATTCGTCCGGCCATCAAATCCATGGATGACGCCGGCGGCAAGCTAGTCGATACCATCAACCAGCGAATCGGCGAATATGCCAGCGCTCGCCAGCAGCTCGATCAGGTCTGGAGTCAGCTGACCGCCTTCGCCGAAACGCAGAAGCAGAGCGCCGGCAGCGAGCGCAACCAGGCAAATTCCATATCCATCCTGGCAACCGCCCTCGGCATCATCCTCTCGGTCGCCGGCGGCATCGCCCTCGTGCTGACCCTCCAGCGCCCGATCGGCCAGATCACCGCCGCCATGCGACGCATCGCCGATGGCATGCTGGAGACCTCGATCTCCGGCGAGCAGCGCCGGGACGAAATCGGCGACATGGCCCGTGCCCTCGGCATCTTCAAGGAAAACGCCATTTCGAAGATCCGTATCGAGGAGCAGAGCGACGAGGAGCGTGCTGCCGCAGAGCATGAGCGCCAGCGCAACGACGACGAAAAGCGCGAACTCGACCGTCAGATCGACTATGCCGTCAGCGAGCTTGCCGCCGGTCTCGAGCGCTTGGCCCAGGGTGATATCTCCGCGACGATCGACACGCCTTTCATCGGCCGCCTCGAACAGCTGCGGCAGGACTTCAACAGTTCGCTGTCGCGCCTGCAGGAGACGCTGAGCCAGGTCCGCAGCAATGTCGAGATGATCCAGAGCAACGGCGCGCAGATGGCGGCGTCAGCCGAGGATCTGTCGAAGCGCACGGAGCAGCAGGCCGCATCGCTGGAGCAGACCGCCGCCGCCGTCGACGAGATCACCGTCACCGTTCGCTCGTCCGCCGAGCGCGCCAAGGACGCGGATGCGATCGTGCGCGAAGCCAAGCGCAGCGCCGATGACAGTTCCGTCGTCGTCGGCAATGCCATTGACGCGATGGGACGCATCGAAGACGCCTCCCGCCAGATCGAGCAGATCATTGGCGTCATCGACGAGATCGCTTTCCAGACCAACCTTCTCGCGCTCAATGCCGGTATCGAAGCCGCTCGCGCCGGCGACGCCGGCAAGGGCTTTGCGGTCGTCGCCATGGAAGTGCGCGAACTCGCACAGCGTTCGGCCGCTGCGGCCAAGGAAATCAAGGGGCTCATCAACAAGTCGACCGAGGAAGTCAATTCCGGTTCTCAGTTCGTGCAGGAGGCCGGTTCGGTGCTCGCACGGATCAGCAGCCAGATCGTGACGATCAGCCACCATGTGGAAATGATCGCCCGCGCCAGCCACGATCAGGCCAGCGCGCTGCAGGAGGTCAACTCCTCGGTCAATCACATGGACCAGATGACACAGCAGAATGCCGGCATGGTAGAGGAAACCACGGCAGCCAGCCGCGAACTCTCAACCGAGGCGGATGCCCTGCTGCATCTTATCCTGCAGTTCAAGATTGAGGCCGGCTACAGCGCGAATTACATGCGCGAGCAGGCGGCCTGA
- a CDS encoding ABC transporter permease subunit — protein sequence MIRWSRFNIVSVTLGLAFLYLPILLLVIYSFNSSRLVTVWGGFSTQWYVHLFSNDTMLSAAWLTVRIALLSATIATVLGTFAAITLVRYTRFRGRILFSGMIYAPLVMPDVITGLSLLLLFVTSGVDRGFWTIVMAHTTLTMCFVAVVVQSRLLTFDRSIEEAALDLGAPPVRTFFEVTLPIIAPAVFSGWVLALTLSLDDLVIATFASGAGAKTLPMLIYSQVKLGVTPEINAICTILIGVVAVGVICASIVTKRREVQRQRDEQAAAAA from the coding sequence ATGATCCGCTGGTCCCGCTTCAACATCGTCTCCGTCACGCTCGGCCTGGCTTTCCTTTATCTGCCGATCCTGCTGCTGGTGATCTACTCCTTCAACAGCTCGCGCCTCGTCACCGTCTGGGGCGGCTTCTCGACGCAATGGTATGTGCACCTCTTCAGCAACGATACGATGCTGAGTGCCGCATGGCTGACGGTGCGCATCGCGCTGCTCTCGGCGACGATCGCCACGGTGCTCGGCACCTTCGCGGCCATCACGCTCGTTCGCTATACGCGCTTCCGCGGCCGCATTCTGTTTTCGGGCATGATCTATGCGCCGCTGGTCATGCCAGACGTCATCACCGGCCTGTCGCTGCTGCTGCTCTTCGTTACCTCGGGCGTCGATCGCGGCTTCTGGACGATCGTCATGGCGCATACGACCCTTACCATGTGCTTCGTCGCGGTCGTCGTGCAGTCCCGCCTGCTGACCTTCGATCGCTCGATCGAGGAGGCGGCACTGGATCTCGGCGCCCCGCCGGTGCGCACCTTCTTCGAGGTGACGCTGCCGATCATCGCGCCGGCCGTCTTCTCCGGCTGGGTGCTGGCACTCACCTTGTCGCTCGATGATCTGGTGATAGCGACTTTCGCCTCGGGTGCCGGCGCCAAGACGCTGCCGATGCTGATCTACAGCCAGGTGAAGCTCGGCGTTACGCCGGAGATCAACGCCATCTGCACCATCCTCATCGGCGTGGTCGCCGTCGGCGTCATCTGCGCGTCCATCGTGACGAAGCGTCGCGAAGTGCAGCGGCAGAGGGACGAGCAGGCCGCAGCCGCAGCTTGA
- a CDS encoding LysR family transcriptional regulator, translated as MKNTTWDSYQLFLDVARGGGLTGAVASSGLSPATIGRRMLELEGQIGRPLFERSQAGYALTDDGQALFDQLLEMEAAARKVDSWQRDTRGMSVVRIAAGTWVGWLLSQNMPTICSERDGFRIDLQLGERRASLAHRESDIGIRAFEPEETNLAAIKTGDVAYAAYQARNMRFSGPQRWIAVAEEEAISAYLRWPHQNKREEIAFTVSRPRSLHDLVLAGSGIAVLPCFVGDQEPRLERVGEEIPELRHRQWIVMNNADRHRREIRTVVDRMSKLLKSHAELFAGKRPTYL; from the coding sequence ATGAAAAACACGACCTGGGATTCCTATCAGCTTTTTCTCGATGTCGCCCGTGGCGGCGGCTTGACCGGCGCCGTCGCTTCCAGCGGCCTCAGTCCGGCGACGATCGGCCGTCGCATGCTGGAGCTGGAAGGGCAGATCGGACGCCCGCTGTTCGAGCGCAGCCAGGCGGGCTATGCGCTGACGGATGACGGCCAGGCCTTGTTCGACCAGTTGCTGGAGATGGAAGCTGCTGCCCGCAAGGTTGATAGCTGGCAGCGGGATACCCGGGGCATGTCCGTCGTTCGCATCGCCGCCGGCACGTGGGTCGGCTGGCTGCTCAGTCAGAACATGCCGACAATCTGTTCTGAGCGTGACGGGTTCCGCATCGACCTGCAGCTCGGCGAGCGCCGTGCCAGCCTTGCCCATCGTGAAAGCGATATCGGCATCCGCGCCTTCGAGCCGGAGGAAACCAATCTCGCCGCCATCAAGACCGGCGATGTCGCCTATGCTGCCTATCAGGCCCGCAACATGCGCTTTTCAGGCCCGCAGCGCTGGATCGCAGTCGCGGAGGAAGAAGCGATCTCGGCCTATCTGCGCTGGCCGCACCAGAACAAGCGCGAGGAAATCGCCTTCACGGTCAGTCGCCCGCGCTCGCTGCACGATCTGGTGCTCGCCGGATCCGGCATTGCCGTTCTGCCCTGCTTCGTCGGAGATCAGGAGCCGCGGCTGGAGCGGGTCGGCGAGGAAATTCCGGAGCTGCGCCACCGGCAATGGATCGTCATGAACAATGCCGACCGCCATCGCCGGGAAATCCGCACCGTGGTCGACCGCATGAGCAAACTGTTGAAGAGCCATGCCGAGCTCTTTGCCGGCAAGCGTCCGACTTATCTGTGA
- a CDS encoding ABC transporter ATP-binding protein codes for MKSLGNIRRSFAPWTDPSAKPYISFRNVTKKFGDFTAVDDLSLNIYNREFFALLGASGCGKSTLLRMLAGFEQPTTGEIVLDGQDLAGTPPYRRPVNMMFQSYALFPHMSVEKNIAFGLRQDGMPKAEIDDRVGQMLKLVKLEQFAKRKPNQLSGGQRQRVALARSLAKRPKVLLLDEPLGALDKKLREETQFELMDLQQSLGLTFVVVTHDQEEAMTMADRIAVMSHGKVVQVATPAEIYEAPNCRFVADFIGDVNILDGNVTSAQSGIVEISVDSGFTVRTAAGDTPSAGSRASLAIRPEKLRVSPRPPANASLNAAEGEIWDIAYLGDMTVFHVKLKSGQVVKASSLNAVRAVEEPFTYDQNVWVSFDENAGVLLKD; via the coding sequence ATGAAGTCACTCGGTAATATCCGGCGTTCGTTTGCTCCTTGGACCGATCCTTCGGCCAAGCCTTACATCTCCTTCAGGAACGTGACGAAGAAGTTCGGTGATTTTACCGCTGTCGATGACCTCTCCCTGAATATCTACAATCGTGAATTCTTCGCCCTTTTGGGCGCATCGGGCTGCGGCAAGTCCACGCTGCTGCGTATGCTCGCGGGCTTCGAGCAGCCGACGACGGGCGAGATCGTGCTGGATGGGCAAGATCTTGCCGGCACGCCGCCCTATCGCCGTCCCGTCAACATGATGTTCCAGTCCTACGCGCTCTTTCCGCATATGTCGGTCGAGAAGAACATCGCCTTCGGCCTGCGCCAGGACGGTATGCCGAAAGCCGAGATCGACGATCGCGTCGGGCAGATGCTGAAGCTCGTCAAGCTCGAACAGTTCGCCAAGCGCAAGCCCAACCAGCTTTCGGGCGGCCAGCGCCAGCGCGTGGCCCTGGCGCGCTCGCTTGCAAAGCGCCCGAAGGTGCTGCTGCTCGACGAACCCCTTGGCGCCCTCGACAAGAAGCTGCGCGAAGAGACGCAGTTCGAGCTCATGGATCTGCAGCAGAGCCTGGGCCTCACCTTCGTCGTCGTGACCCATGACCAGGAAGAGGCGATGACCATGGCCGACCGTATCGCGGTCATGAGCCACGGCAAGGTGGTGCAGGTGGCAACGCCGGCCGAAATTTACGAGGCGCCCAATTGCCGCTTCGTCGCTGACTTCATCGGCGATGTGAATATCCTCGACGGCAACGTCACGTCGGCACAATCGGGCATCGTCGAAATATCTGTCGATTCGGGCTTCACCGTGCGCACGGCTGCCGGCGATACGCCATCGGCAGGAAGCCGCGCCAGCCTTGCCATCCGCCCGGAAAAGCTTCGGGTATCACCGCGCCCGCCGGCCAACGCCTCTCTCAACGCCGCCGAAGGCGAGATCTGGGACATCGCCTATCTCGGCGACATGACCGTTTTCCACGTCAAGCTGAAGAGCGGGCAGGTGGTCAAGGCTTCGTCGCTGAACGCTGTCCGCGCCGTGGAAGAACCCTTCACCTATGACCAGAACGTCTGGGTCTCCTTCGACGAAAACGCCGGCGTCTTGCTGAAGGATTGA
- a CDS encoding ABC transporter permease subunit: MRALGSLIYQRLVIIVPYAWLVIFFLAPFLIVFRISLSTKALSVPPYDPSFAWSDSFGDWWDKLQTMSFDNYTWLAGDPLYMNAYIESLQIAGISTLLTLIIAYPIAYGMAQAPRTIRPTLLMLVILPFWTSFLIRVYSWMSILSTTGLLNQLLMALGIIHQPLVILNTNTAVYIGMVYSYLPFMVLPLYSALEKMDGTLIEAAQDLGCTPIGAFWRVTFPLSIPGIVAGCMLVFIPAVGEFVIPDLLGGSQTLMIGKVLWTEFYSNTDWPLASAVATILLLVLVVPIVFFQHFQAKADEKGR; the protein is encoded by the coding sequence ATGAGAGCGCTCGGTTCCCTAATCTATCAGCGCCTCGTGATCATCGTCCCCTATGCCTGGTTGGTGATCTTCTTTCTCGCGCCTTTCCTCATCGTCTTCCGCATTTCGCTGTCGACGAAAGCACTGTCGGTGCCGCCCTATGATCCGTCCTTTGCCTGGAGCGACAGCTTCGGCGACTGGTGGGACAAGCTGCAGACCATGTCGTTCGACAATTACACATGGCTGGCCGGCGACCCGCTCTATATGAACGCCTATATTGAGAGCCTGCAGATCGCCGGCATCTCGACGCTTCTGACCCTCATCATCGCCTATCCCATTGCTTACGGCATGGCGCAGGCTCCACGCACGATCCGGCCCACCTTGCTGATGCTGGTGATCCTGCCCTTCTGGACGAGCTTCCTGATCCGCGTCTATTCCTGGATGTCGATCCTGAGCACCACGGGCCTCTTGAACCAGCTTCTGATGGCCCTCGGCATCATCCATCAGCCGCTCGTCATCCTGAACACCAATACCGCCGTCTATATCGGCATGGTCTATTCCTACCTGCCCTTCATGGTGCTGCCGCTCTATTCCGCGCTGGAAAAGATGGATGGCACGCTGATCGAGGCGGCGCAGGATCTCGGCTGCACGCCGATCGGCGCCTTCTGGCGTGTCACCTTTCCGCTCTCCATTCCCGGCATCGTCGCCGGCTGCATGCTGGTCTTCATCCCGGCCGTCGGCGAGTTCGTCATCCCCGACCTGCTCGGCGGCTCGCAGACGCTGATGATCGGCAAGGTGCTCTGGACGGAATTCTACAGCAATACCGACTGGCCGCTGGCCTCGGCGGTCGCGACCATCCTGCTTCTGGTGCTGGTGGTGCCCATCGTCTTCTTCCAGCATTTCCAGGCCAAGGCCGACGAGAAGGGGAGATAA